The genomic DNA TTAAACTCAAAGCGACGGAGCGCATTCGTCCCGATTGCGTCTATATGGTGCATGGCTTCGGACATAACGCGAAAGGATTGACGTATGCGTTCGGCAAAGGCGCAAGCGATGCGCAGTTGCTGACTCGCTACACAACCGACCCGCTCATGGGCGGCACCGGAATGAACGTGAACTTCGTGACCATCGAAACGGAGGGTGCATAACATGTCACGATACGGAATGGTGATTGATACAACGAAATGTGTCGGCTGTAAGGATTGCGTGGTCGCATGTAAAACAGAAAATAATGTTCCCGAAGGATACAACCGCGATTGGATTGTGCAGGATGTGAACGGAAAATTTCCCGACCTGACTATGGAGATTCGCTCGGAACGATGCAACCATTGCACGACTGCGCCGTGCGTGAGTTGCTGTCCGACCGGCGCGAGCCACATTCACGAACTTGGCGGCGTGGTGCTGGTAACAAACAATGAGTGCATCGGTTGCAAGGCGTGCATCGCTTCGTGTCCGTACGATGCGCGGTTCATTCATCCCGACGGATACGCGGATAAATGTACCTTCTGCATCCACCGCGTTGAAAAAGGACTCGACCCTGCATGTGTCTCTGTCTGCCCGACGCATTGCATGACATTCGGAGATTTGAACGATGCGAACAGTCAGGTAAGTAAGTTACTGAACTCGCGTAAACATCACTCGTTGATGCCGGAAGCGGGAACAGAACCGAACATTTTTTATTTGATGTAACCATGTTGTCATTCTGAATCCCGCTTCAGCGGGATGAAGAATCTCCATCTGTCACGAACGAGATTCTTCGCTCCGCTCAGAATGACAGAGAGAGAAGAGAAACAATGAACGAACTATCAACAACACGAACGAACCCACTGATTGACCCGTCGCTCCATATTTGGGGCTGGGAAATCCCGGTCTATCTTTTTCTTGGCGGACTGGTCGCCGGCATTATGATTATCTCCGGCTACTTCATCTTCAAAGGAAAATCGAAACACAGTTATTTTTCCTGCTTCTATCTTCCACACATCAGCCTTCTCCTTCTCAGTGCAGGAATGTTTGCTCTATTCCTTGACCTCGAACATAAACTGTATGTCTGGCGATTATACACCGCGTTCAAAATCAGTTCGCCGATGTCGTGGGGTTCATGGATTTTGCTCCTCGTGTATCCAACATTGCTCGCCACAACACTCACAAGAATTCCTCCCGCGTTTCAAAATCGAATAAAAATATTTGATACAATTTCCACCTTCATCAATCAACATCCGACTGCAGTGAAAAACGTCGGCGTGTTGAGCATGATTGTCGGAGCGATTCTCGGAATGTACACCGGAGTTCTACTTAGTTCTCTTGGCGCTCGTCCGCTCTGGAACAGTTCAATTCTCTGGGTTCTCTTTCTCACCAGCGGACTCTCATCTGCCGCGGCGTTCGTTCACATGATTACCGACGACAAGTATGAACGGGAACTTCTTGCAAAAGCAGACAACGGATTTTTAATTTTCGAACTGTTCGTCTTCTCACAATTCATCATTGGCTTGCTCAGTTCAACACAAGCACACCAACGCGCTGCATATTTGATTTTGAACGGACCGTATGCGGCGGTGTTTTGGGTGTTCGTCATCGGGCTGGGAATTGTCGTTCCTCTCATCATTCAACTTCTTGCGGTGAACCATAAAGTTCAACACACACCCGTCGCGCCAATCATGGTGGTTGCAGGTGGATTGATTTTGCGATTCGTGATTGTCTCTGCCGGGCAGTTCAGTCATTGGACGATTACAGGACAATAGTAGAGTCCGTTCAGCGAACGGACGAACTGAACGGATGAATTTTTAATAATGCTTTTGTCCGATTACGAATCGGACTCTACAGGTCATAAATAATTTGAAAAAGAACAATATGAAAACTCTAACATTCAATGAACCTCTTGATGATGTCTCTGAAGAGACAATCGAGAATACTGTAAAATCTGCCGCGCCGTACTGGAATCCATACGTTGCCGGAATCGGACTCGGACTTGTTCTCCTTGCTTCGTTCGTGATTATGGGACGCGGACTTGGCGCATCGGGCGCGTTCACGTCGTTGGTCTCTGTCGGCGTCAACGCTGTCGCACAGGAACATGCGCGCTCGAATGGATTCTTCTCGGAATATCTCGGCGATGGCACACACAGCCCGCT from Ignavibacteriota bacterium includes the following:
- the nrfD gene encoding polysulfide reductase NrfD, whose product is MNELSTTRTNPLIDPSLHIWGWEIPVYLFLGGLVAGIMIISGYFIFKGKSKHSYFSCFYLPHISLLLLSAGMFALFLDLEHKLYVWRLYTAFKISSPMSWGSWILLLVYPTLLATTLTRIPPAFQNRIKIFDTISTFINQHPTAVKNVGVLSMIVGAILGMYTGVLLSSLGARPLWNSSILWVLFLTSGLSSAAAFVHMITDDKYERELLAKADNGFLIFELFVFSQFIIGLLSSTQAHQRAAYLILNGPYAAVFWVFVIGLGIVVPLIIQLLAVNHKVQHTPVAPIMVVAGGLILRFVIVSAGQFSHWTITGQ
- a CDS encoding 4Fe-4S dicluster domain-containing protein; its protein translation is MSRYGMVIDTTKCVGCKDCVVACKTENNVPEGYNRDWIVQDVNGKFPDLTMEIRSERCNHCTTAPCVSCCPTGASHIHELGGVVLVTNNECIGCKACIASCPYDARFIHPDGYADKCTFCIHRVEKGLDPACVSVCPTHCMTFGDLNDANSQVSKLLNSRKHHSLMPEAGTEPNIFYLM